In one Candidatus Absconditicoccus praedator genomic region, the following are encoded:
- a CDS encoding radical SAM protein, translating into MTIISSENRVWVRISNSCISSCIFCLDSDNLKQKSFVEDKIIKYELEKSYKKGYKNKAIISGGEASINPKFIDYIKYARDVGYTKIQTITNGYKFGSESFTKKCIDNGLDEITFSLHGHTPELHDSLTGLKGAFKNIIKAIYYIRNNHPETIINCDIIICKPNVGYAYKIVQLLKRLQVFEYDILQIVPQALAWENRGDLLFDDIYNHKESLHKLWKESEDKRVHMRANRVFPGLLEGFEDMIQSPEKMSDEVLNEAKKEWERVFKKRKLPECRDEIRCANCYMNWFCDNLNEFYFSSNKKNKKEKLFSHRSIDKINEIYPADIVNFKGEVFGRDVLNLPYCLSGKNNSFTNFNDYLLEHKIQANIVNFTNWFMDEGFRIKSTGCKECKLYNSCKGIHINFIKKYGFKILNPIK; encoded by the coding sequence ATGACTATAATTTCTTCTGAAAATAGAGTATGGGTAAGGATAAGTAATTCTTGTATAAGTTCTTGTATATTTTGTTTGGATTCAGACAATTTAAAACAAAAAAGTTTTGTAGAAGATAAAATAATAAAGTATGAGTTAGAGAAGTCATATAAAAAATGATATAAAAATAAGGCTATAATCTCTGGGTGAGAAGCTAGTATTAATCCTAAATTTATTGATTATATAAAATATGCAAGGGATGTTTGATATACAAAGATACAGACAATAACAAATTGATATAAGTTTTGAAGTGAAAGTTTTACAAAAAAATGTATAGATAACTGACTTGATGAAATAACTTTTTCACTTCACTGACATACTCCTGAACTTCATGATAGCCTTACCTGATTAAAATGAGCTTTTAAAAATATTATAAAAGCAATTTATTATATAAGGAATAATCATCCAGAAACTATAATAAATTGTGATATTATTATTTGTAAACCTAATGTAGGTTATGCATATAAAATAGTGCAGTTATTGAAAAGGTTGCAAGTTTTTGAGTATGATATACTACAGATTGTCCCTCAGGCTTTAGCATGGGAAAATAGAGGTGATTTGTTGTTTGATGATATATATAATCACAAAGAAAGTTTACACAAACTATGGAAAGAGTCTGAAGACAAAAGAGTACATATGCGAGCTAATAGGGTGTTTCCATGACTTTTAGAGTGATTTGAGGATATGATTCAATCTCCAGAAAAAATGTCAGATGAAGTTCTTAATGAGGCTAAGAAGGAGTGGGAAAGAGTCTTTAAAAAAAGAAAATTGCCTGAGTGTAGAGATGAAATTAGGTGTGCAAATTGTTATATGAATTGGTTTTGTGATAACCTAAATGAGTTCTATTTTTCTTCAAATAAAAAAAATAAAAAAGAAAAACTTTTCTCACATAGAAGTATTGATAAAATAAATGAAATTTATCCAGCTGATATTGTTAATTTTAAATGAGAAGTATTTGGTAGGGATGTTTTAAATCTTCCATACTGTTTATCTTGAAAAAATAATTCATTTACAAATTTTAATGATTATTTGCTAGAACATAAAATACAAGCAAACATAGTTAATTTTACTAATTGGTTTATGGATGAATGATTTAGAATAAAATCAACTTGATGTAAAGAATGTAAACTATATAATTCTTGTAAGTGAATTCATATAAATTTTATAAAAAAATACTGATTTAAAATACTTAATCCAATTAAATAA
- a CDS encoding radical SAM protein — MVQYINEIIRTNYKCNRKCKFCNVLKTNNYGVVDVSDGEVINKILEIARKYNEDQLKYVTISFSGGEPLMNKNLEKYIKLAKKIGIGTVEIQTNGILLINNKFKINKLYDAGLDEIFIAQHSHKNDVNYSLGCFLDTKKLEERVFYVKKNNIYTHEKNQHGVSIYLNIVITKINLPYLKEFLLYLKKIGFIDLIEPRHHFDGNGNLEKVTRKISLGFVQPHGYAWEYGKEVLLDFNDEQKRYIEELINYCEENDLLPDIHFVGPPLCLMYYPKYNLEYNRLKKIEEDKKKGLQNDENIDTFRVLQKEKSKLKECERCKYNKFCLGIYKARLEFFGEEYARKKINEFIKKQ; from the coding sequence ATGGTTCAATATATAAATGAGATAATAAGAACAAATTATAAGTGTAATCGAAAATGTAAGTTTTGTAATGTACTAAAAACAAATAATTATTGAGTTGTAGATGTTTCTGATTGAGAAGTTATAAATAAAATTTTAGAAATTGCTAGAAAATATAATGAAGATCAATTAAAGTATGTAACAATTTCCTTTTCATGATGAGAACCTTTAATGAATAAAAATTTAGAAAAATACATAAAACTAGCAAAAAAAATATGAATATGAACTGTAGAAATACAAACTAATTGAATATTGTTAATCAATAATAAGTTTAAAATTAATAAACTATATGATGCTTGATTGGATGAAATTTTTATAGCACAACATAGCCATAAAAATGATGTAAATTATAGTTTATGATGCTTTTTGGACACAAAAAAACTAGAGGAGCGAGTTTTCTATGTTAAAAAAAATAATATTTATACACATGAGAAAAATCAACATTGAGTTTCAATTTATTTAAATATTGTTATTACAAAAATTAACTTGCCCTATTTAAAAGAATTTTTATTATATCTAAAAAAAATATGATTTATTGATTTAATAGAACCTAGGCATCATTTTGATTGAAACTGAAATTTGGAAAAGGTGACAAGGAAAATATCTTTATGATTTGTTCAGCCTCATTGATATGCTTGGGAATATTGAAAAGAGGTATTGCTCGATTTTAATGATGAACAAAAAAGATATATAGAGGAACTAATAAATTACTGTGAAGAAAATGATTTGTTGCCGGATATTCATTTTGTGGGTCCTCCTCTTTGCTTGATGTATTATCCCAAGTATAATTTAGAATATAACAGGTTGAAGAAAATAGAGGAAGATAAAAAAAAGTGACTTCAAAACGATGAAAATATCGACACATTCAGAGTTTTACAGAAAGAAAAAAGTAAACTTAAAGAGTGTGAAAGATGCAAATATAACAAATTTTGCTTATGAATATACAAGGCACGATTAGAGTTTTTTGGAGAAGAATATGCTAGGAAAAAAATTAATGAATTTATAAAAAAACAGTAA
- a CDS encoding radical SAM protein, giving the protein MNIGYLQITRICNHKCIFCSNPSNGNFLSLSEIEDSVKILKKEGFNSIIITGGEPTIHPNFIDVVNIIKNNGIEARVITNGYLFSKTENVKQIKDAGINIVHLSVYTYKKELNDKIREYPGAFDQMVKAIINLKKYGITTQITSVITKYNQDHLDKTVKFIKKLNPNISHFVRNVMDPEMMPKKGKDKKDEILPDLEKAGNSLVQIFKYLESIGNTFRVEKMPLCFIPGYEWANTECRKIVKDEKRYVRFLDFREKINESGRDFQHGLLDDCKNCILNEICGGVYENKKRYNYINVKPKGIDYKGNLEKIILKIKGKTKG; this is encoded by the coding sequence ATGAATATTTGATATTTACAAATAACTAGAATATGTAATCATAAATGTATATTTTGTTCTAACCCTTCAAATGGTAATTTTTTATCTTTATCTGAAATAGAAGATTCAGTTAAAATACTAAAAAAAGAATGATTTAATTCTATTATAATAACATGATGAGAGCCTACTATTCATCCAAATTTTATTGATGTTGTAAATATTATTAAAAATAATTGAATTGAAGCTAGAGTAATAACTAATGGGTACCTATTTTCAAAAACTGAAAATGTAAAACAAATTAAAGATGCATGAATAAATATTGTTCATTTATCGGTTTATACATATAAAAAAGAGTTAAACGATAAAATTAGAGAGTATCCTTGAGCATTTGATCAAATGGTTAAAGCTATTATAAATTTAAAAAAGTATTGAATTACTACTCAAATAACTTCTGTAATTACAAAATATAATCAAGATCATTTGGATAAAACAGTAAAATTTATTAAAAAACTAAATCCAAATATATCACATTTTGTTCGAAATGTTATGGATCCTGAAATGATGCCAAAAAAATGAAAAGATAAAAAAGATGAAATATTACCTGACCTGGAAAAGGCTGGTAATAGCTTGGTTCAAATATTTAAATATTTAGAAAGTATATGAAATACTTTTAGGGTTGAAAAAATGCCACTTTGTTTCATACCTTGATATGAGTGGGCTAATACTGAATGTAGAAAGATAGTAAAAGATGAAAAAAGATATGTTCGTTTTTTGGACTTTAGAGAAAAAATTAATGAGTCTTGAAGAGATTTTCAACATTGATTGCTTGATGATTGTAAAAATTGTATATTAAATGAAATATGTTGATGAGTATATGAAAATAAAAAACGATATAATTATATAAATGTGAAACCCAAATGAATTGATTATAAAGGCAATTTAGAAAAGATAATTTTAAAGATAAAATGAAAAACAAAAGGATAG
- a CDS encoding radical SAM protein — protein MKNKRIEIPLGWKCNERCFFCSETELIEYHKGKSLSFEYFYKLLISYYKEGYNHLTIVGGEPTIEKNFMKAIKLAKKLGMGVQISTNGLRFEDEVFSKEAMKYIDRITLSVHTIEDDLFKKITQTNIDGWKSRLEKILKNIGKYKDNHEIRINYVLTNYNIEHLKILDTINYIEKNLPNYTSFVLTYPDITVIESGELTKKIKVKKDDLFSSLEILYEKLSSDQTRKLVLADMPFCFVPEELHGNLQDNFMALDSISKIFIKDEKKKHDRNKVDPRGRFKANQCNNCKYSHTCFGFPNIFEF, from the coding sequence ATGAAAAACAAAAGGATAGAGATACCGTTGTGATGGAAGTGTAATGAAAGGTGTTTTTTTTGTAGTGAAACAGAGTTGATAGAATATCATAAGTGAAAGTCATTAAGTTTTGAGTATTTTTATAAGTTGCTAATTTCTTATTATAAAGAAGGTTATAATCATTTAACAATAGTATGATGAGAACCAACTATAGAGAAAAACTTTATGAAAGCAATAAAGTTAGCAAAAAAATTATGAATGTGAGTGCAGATATCAACTAACTGATTAAGGTTTGAGGATGAGGTTTTTAGTAAAGAGGCAATGAAGTATATAGACCGAATAACATTATCAGTTCATACAATAGAAGATGATTTATTTAAAAAGATTACACAAACGAATATAGATTGATGGAAAAGTAGGCTTGAAAAGATATTAAAAAATATTTGAAAATATAAAGATAATCATGAAATAAGAATAAATTATGTGTTAACAAATTACAATATAGAGCATTTAAAAATATTAGACACTATAAATTATATAGAGAAAAATTTGCCTAATTACACATCTTTTGTACTAACTTATCCGGATATTACAGTTATAGAATCTGGAGAATTAACAAAAAAAATTAAAGTTAAAAAAGATGATTTATTTTCTTCTTTAGAAATACTTTATGAAAAACTTTCATCTGACCAAACTAGGAAATTGGTATTGGCAGATATGCCATTTTGTTTTGTTCCAGAGGAATTACATGGGAATTTACAAGATAATTTTATGGCATTAGATAGTATATCAAAAATATTTATAAAGGATGAAAAAAAGAAGCATGATAGGAATAAAGTAGACCCTAGGTGAAGATTTAAAGCAAATCAATGTAATAATTGTAAGTATTCTCATACATGTTTTTGATTTCCTAACATATTTGAGTTTTAA
- a CDS encoding radical SAM protein: protein MNKELKNIEKIREKFIQNRIKEFGDIELKKESKENLDFIKQNLRSLEGVSFTGIGDGLFYGGRSIGCSECIKGQGCTIVISYLCNRSCFFCYEKNPLCPENSFNAATNQKDYNKSLRIIDDTFSTNKNNKTLAITGGEPFLHKKTVFKILDYVNEKYSGVIKRIYTTGDFIDEEILKKLKDKGVSELRYSIKPYEKPKTELYKLSKKYIPSVLIEMPVQPDTYEYMYKIMKELSDQNAINGFNLNEMTYNGHHNTIYNKLNYKIDLQKGELVEKYYGISKKEYPILGSKLTSLKLIHDIIKNEKPTYYIHFCSIETVQKHNFIRRKELAEKFKTPTSETTPLGFHKILVIYKNINNAIKLFKKNNIYNFKIIYNNGHPEKIETHPNNAKFISKSLFESYLIFKDPKNRFGLNYKKML from the coding sequence ATGAACAAAGAACTAAAAAATATAGAAAAAATTAGAGAAAAATTCATACAAAACAGAATTAAAGAATTTTGAGATATTGAATTAAAAAAAGAATCTAAGGAAAATTTAGATTTTATAAAACAAAATTTAAGATCATTAGAATGAGTTTCTTTCACAGGAATTTGAGACTGATTATTTTATGGGTGAAGATCTATATGATGTTCTGAATGCATAAAATGACAATGATGCACAATTGTAATTAGCTATTTATGTAATAGAAGCTGTTTTTTTTGTTATGAAAAAAATCCTTTATGCCCAGAAAATAGTTTTAACGCAGCCACAAATCAAAAAGATTACAACAAAAGTCTAAGAATCATAGACGACACATTCAGCACAAACAAAAACAACAAAACCCTAGCAATCACATGATGAGAACCATTTTTACACAAAAAAACAGTATTCAAAATTCTAGATTATGTAAATGAAAAATACAGCTGAGTTATAAAAAGAATCTATACTACTTGAGATTTTATTGATGAAGAAATATTAAAAAAATTAAAAGACAAATGAGTATCAGAACTTAGATACAGCATAAAACCCTATGAAAAACCAAAAACAGAACTATACAAACTTTCAAAAAAATATATCCCCTCAGTACTTATAGAAATGCCAGTACAACCTGATACTTATGAATATATGTATAAAATTATGAAAGAACTATCGGATCAAAATGCAATAAATTGATTTAATCTAAATGAAATGACATATAACTGACATCACAACACTATTTATAATAAATTAAATTACAAAATAGACTTACAAAAAGGTGAACTAGTAGAAAAGTATTATTGAATTTCTAAAAAAGAATATCCTATATTATGAAGTAAACTAACTTCTTTAAAGCTAATACATGACATAATAAAAAATGAAAAACCTACGTATTATATACACTTTTGCTCCATAGAAACTGTACAAAAACACAACTTTATAAGAAGGAAAGAGCTGGCAGAAAAATTTAAAACACCAACATCGGAAACCACACCATTATGATTTCATAAAATATTAGTAATTTATAAAAATATAAATAATGCAATAAAACTGTTTAAAAAAAATAATATTTACAATTTTAAAATAATTTATAATAATTGACACCCAGAAAAAATTGAAACTCACCCAAACAATGCAAAATTCATTTCTAAAAGTCTTTTCGAATCTTATTTAATTTTCAAAGACCCTAAAAACAGATTTTGACTAAACTACAAAAAAATGCTTTAA
- a CDS encoding radical SAM protein gives MNSIEKKRRIIKKLINPGHDFLFDRFSMNKKKEVSKTEIINLRKKHLKIIDNNHPISFYLHIPFCEKICKYCMYDKLLLTNQKQKKDYILDVKNFLYNFIDLFKKVEFSGIYVGGGTPSTLNESEMEDIFGYIFKNFKFNKDYQKTIELNPCSTSLSKIKKVKDLGFDRISFGVQSFNKNTLEKENRRYVDKETIKEFISYGKKVGIEFINTDLVLGLGDDDISDFISNLNILKECEPDSITYYTVMKEQNKTNNIYIKYGDKFYDNLENLFTKTIKGSKIKNKYNTTKLNNVLGYIFKHKKSGNSKKSFGLYSNEKKSIFGVGYKSISKVRNLGSYETSFFKNGKFIFSIEKLDNNYEILSYTLKSFQDKIDKIDFKKKFNKNIKDMFKEEIDFLIKNNIIIEDDRYLYYNGEEKNIGFYGLIFLSPKELLQIAKNRKEGIKS, from the coding sequence ATGAATTCTATTGAAAAAAAAAGAAGAATAATAAAAAAATTGATAAATCCATGACATGATTTTTTATTTGATAGGTTTAGTATGAACAAAAAAAAAGAAGTAAGCAAAACAGAAATAATAAATCTACGAAAAAAACACTTAAAGATTATAGACAACAACCATCCCATTAGTTTTTACTTACATATTCCATTTTGTGAAAAAATTTGTAAATATTGTATGTATGACAAACTTTTGCTAACAAATCAAAAACAAAAAAAAGATTATATCTTAGATGTTAAAAATTTTTTATACAATTTTATAGATTTATTTAAGAAAGTTGAATTTAGCTGAATTTATGTTTGATGAGGAACTCCTAGCACATTAAATGAAAGTGAGATGGAGGACATATTTTGATATATTTTTAAAAACTTTAAATTCAATAAAGACTATCAAAAAACAATAGAATTAAATCCCTGCTCTACATCATTATCTAAAATAAAAAAAGTAAAAGATCTATGATTTGATAGAATAAGCTTTTGAGTCCAATCATTCAATAAGAACACACTAGAAAAAGAAAATAGAAGATACGTAGATAAAGAAACAATTAAAGAATTTATAAGTTACTGAAAAAAAGTATGAATAGAATTCATAAATACAGATTTAGTTCTATGATTATGAGATGATGACATAAGTGATTTTATAAGTAATTTAAATATATTAAAAGAGTGTGAGCCTGATAGCATCACATATTACACTGTAATGAAAGAACAAAACAAGACAAATAATATATATATAAAATATTGAGATAAATTTTATGACAATTTGGAAAATTTATTTACAAAAACAATTAAAGGCAGTAAAATAAAAAACAAATATAACACAACAAAATTGAACAATGTGTTGTGATATATTTTTAAACATAAAAAATCTTGAAACAGTAAAAAAAGCTTTTGATTGTATTCTAATGAAAAAAAATCTATTTTTGGTGTTTGATACAAAAGCATTTCTAAAGTTCGAAATCTATGAAGTTATGAAACAAGTTTTTTTAAAAATTGAAAATTTATTTTTTCTATAGAAAAATTAGATAATAATTATGAGATTCTATCATATACTTTAAAATCCTTTCAAGATAAAATAGACAAAATAGATTTCAAAAAAAAGTTCAATAAAAACATTAAAGACATGTTTAAAGAAGAAATAGATTTCTTAATCAAAAATAATATTATAATTGAAGATGATAGGTACTTATATTACAATTGAGAAGAAAAAAATATATGATTTTACTGATTAATATTTTTGAGCCCAAAAGAATTATTACAAATTGCAAAAAATAGAAAAGAGTGAATCAAAAGCTAA
- a CDS encoding radical SAM protein gives MKRADIKVGFSCNNFCEFCVQGDKRFLFKPRSLEKIKEITKHEYDNGCREAVFTGGEPTVHPKLVEAVSYASSIGYKEIQIQSNGTNFDDINYCKSLINAGVTQFGPSIHGANPSTHDDLVKTKGAWKRVVKGVHNLKRLRQAIIFNIVVTKKNYRELPKLSKILCELGVSQLQFAFVHILGSADKNKVKIVPKKTDVMPYIKKGIDIGNLYKIPVFTEAIPYCLMQGYEYAIAENIMPETTVIDAEHTTESYKDYRVAEGKVKVEKCKTCKYFKYCEGPWKEYPEIYGWDEFEPIK, from the coding sequence ATGAAAAGAGCTGATATAAAGGTTTGATTTTCTTGTAATAATTTTTGTGAATTTTGTGTGCAGTGAGATAAAAGGTTTTTGTTTAAGCCACGTTCATTAGAAAAAATAAAAGAAATCACAAAGCATGAATATGATAATTGATGTAGGGAAGCAGTTTTTACTTGATGAGAGCCAACTGTTCATCCGAAACTTGTGGAGGCGGTTTCATACGCAAGTAGTATCTGATATAAAGAAATACAAATACAATCAAATTGAACAAATTTTGATGACATTAATTATTGTAAAAGTCTTATTAATGCTTGAGTGACACAGTTTTGACCTTCTATTCATTGAGCTAATCCATCTACTCATGATGATTTGGTTAAAACTAAATGAGCCTGGAAAAGGGTTGTAAAATGAGTACATAATCTAAAAAGATTAAGACAAGCTATAATATTTAACATTGTTGTTACTAAGAAAAATTATAGAGAATTACCTAAGCTTTCAAAAATACTGTGTGAACTGTGAGTTTCTCAACTTCAATTTGCTTTTGTTCATATATTATGATCTGCTGATAAAAATAAAGTAAAGATTGTTCCTAAAAAGACTGATGTGATGCCATATATAAAAAAATGAATAGATATATGAAATCTCTATAAAATTCCAGTTTTTACAGAAGCTATTCCATATTGTCTGATGCAGTGATATGAGTATGCAATAGCAGAGAATATAATGCCAGAAACAACAGTTATTGATGCTGAACATACTACAGAAAGTTATAAGGATTATAGAGTTGCTGAATGAAAAGTAAAGGTTGAAAAATGTAAGACTTGTAAATACTTTAAGTATTGTGAGTGACCCTGGAAGGAATATCCTGAAATATATTGATGGGATGAGTTTGAGCCAATTAAATAA
- a CDS encoding ArsA-related P-loop ATPase translates to MKKIVIYGKGGIGKSTVSTHLSVYYALNGYKVLQVGCDPKHDSTKRLLPKNTDIKTVIDITKYYDIDEISKDMFVYSGKFGIDCVEAGGPIAGIGCAGRGISLMFEIFEEVDLLQTSNYDIVIFDVLGDVVCGGFASPLKIGFADSVYLVTSEEIMSLYAANNIARAVVNYSRNGIDLGGLILNQRSNDVDIAPVKGFAYSIGTKIIGTVPRSNELLEMEKKGKTVFEDDSLSYSTIVKHFKGIADNIDESRGVVPTPFDDKEFDDFVFYNFQKK, encoded by the coding sequence ATGAAAAAGATTGTTATTTACTGAAAGTGATGAATTTGAAAATCTACTGTTTCAACTCACTTAAGTGTATATTATGCTCTTAATTGATATAAAGTGCTTCAAGTTGGTTGTGATCCCAAACATGATTCAACAAAAAGGCTGCTTCCTAAAAATACTGATATAAAAACTGTTATAGATATAACAAAATATTATGATATAGATGAGATTTCTAAAGATATGTTTGTATATAGTTGAAAATTCTGAATAGATTGTGTAGAGGCTGGTTGACCAATTGCATGAATTTGATGTGCCTGAAGATGAATATCATTAATGTTTGAGATTTTTGAAGAAGTTGATTTGCTGCAGACAAGTAACTATGATATAGTTATATTTGATGTACTATGAGATGTGGTTTGTTGATGATTTGCTTCGCCATTAAAAATTTGATTTGCAGACAGTGTTTATCTGGTTACCTCTGAAGAAATAATGTCTTTGTATGCAGCAAATAATATTGCTAGAGCAGTAGTTAATTACTCAAGAAATTGAATTGATTTATGAGGATTGATTTTAAATCAAAGGAGTAATGATGTTGATATTGCCCCAGTAAAAGGTTTTGCATATAGTATATGAACTAAAATTATATGAACTGTTCCTAGGTCTAATGAACTTTTGGAGATGGAAAAAAAATGAAAAACAGTTTTTGAAGATGATTCTTTAAGTTATTCCACTATTGTAAAACATTTTAAAGGGATTGCAGATAATATTGATGAATCTAGATGAGTTGTGCCTACTCCGTTTGATGACAAAGAATTTGATGACTTTGTTTTTTACAACTTTCAAAAAAAGTAA
- a CDS encoding nitrogenase component 1 translates to MNRVFFGDYNAKKIFEKLFNLKNLEIKFISATPENIGIFIQKNNCSLYIKLKNNDGVCVIDSNQKQDDIFIKAKEFFEKKSYYGFFNMIKKNSLQGSSLDINEQIVGYIDACFIMGALRSHQKFQKKELDNILDFTFFSDYVYERKARDTLDYEFSSCYINHSELECYICNAESLLGGSSKGMSSFFEFEDQDNYSSDFYESDYVNEDGYFTNITQHDTIVEGGIYKIEEILDNLDFEKYDVITINQTCTPSIIGDDLRSLIKRYQKKTNTPIVYKDQNAFDSYKELEVLVKKNKNSHKIKNSLIYVGVGDYDFIEESSNLFGGIGIRFNGNIVPKVNKKLIDMYGRSETQVLFKSDLNEELNHIFDDTGKITIYENIPYGLENSINFYNRIVGNFYNNFDEDLKNYFHKQKEQFDFLKNYTKKFGVGFLITPQKINDFFGVLRGVPIINFFREMGFKINVLFYSEHMELNSIIYNNIQEKNLDDKINYEITNSNTVLEKFLLREDIDIYYSEMYNDSRILNKDKFQFSHNDLYYGVSGAVYSQKKLLKLCESRKKIKNLYYI, encoded by the coding sequence ATGAATAGGGTGTTTTTTTGAGATTATAATGCAAAAAAAATATTTGAAAAATTATTTAACTTAAAAAATCTTGAGATAAAATTTATATCAGCAACACCTGAAAATATTTGAATATTTATACAAAAAAATAACTGCTCTCTATACATTAAATTAAAAAACAATGATTGAGTTTGCGTTATTGATTCAAATCAAAAACAAGATGATATATTTATTAAAGCAAAAGAATTTTTTGAAAAAAAAAGTTATTATTGATTTTTTAATATGATTAAAAAAAATTCTTTACAATGAAGTAGTTTAGATATAAATGAACAAATTGTTTGATATATTGATGCATGTTTTATAATGTGAGCTTTAAGATCGCATCAAAAATTTCAAAAAAAAGAACTAGATAATATTTTAGATTTTACATTCTTTTCAGATTATGTGTATGAAAGAAAAGCCAGAGATACTCTTGATTATGAGTTTTCTTCCTGTTATATAAATCATAGTGAGTTGGAGTGTTATATTTGTAATGCTGAATCATTGTTGGGATGAAGTTCTAAGTGAATGAGTAGTTTTTTTGAATTTGAAGATCAAGATAATTATAGTAGTGATTTTTATGAGTCCGACTATGTTAATGAAGATTGATATTTTACAAATATAACTCAACATGATACAATTGTGGAATGATGAATTTACAAAATAGAGGAAATATTGGATAATCTTGATTTTGAAAAATATGATGTAATTACAATTAATCAAACTTGTACTCCTTCTATAATTGGGGATGATTTGAGATCGCTTATTAAAAGGTATCAAAAAAAAACAAATACGCCTATTGTTTATAAGGATCAAAATGCTTTTGATTCGTACAAAGAATTAGAAGTTCTTGTGAAAAAGAATAAAAATTCTCATAAAATAAAAAATAGTTTAATATATGTGTGAGTTTGAGATTATGATTTTATTGAGGAATCAAGTAATTTATTTTGATGAATCTGAATTCGTTTTAATGGTAATATTGTTCCAAAAGTAAATAAGAAGTTGATAGATATGTACTGAAGATCAGAAACACAAGTTTTATTTAAAAGTGATTTAAATGAAGAATTAAATCATATCTTTGATGATACAGGTAAAATTACTATTTATGAAAATATTCCTTATTGATTAGAAAATTCAATAAATTTTTATAACAGAATCGTATGAAACTTTTATAATAATTTTGATGAAGATTTAAAAAATTATTTTCATAAACAAAAAGAACAGTTTGATTTTTTAAAAAATTATACAAAAAAATTTTGAGTTTGATTTTTAATAACTCCTCAAAAAATAAATGATTTTTTTGGTGTTCTAAGATGAGTTCCAATTATAAATTTTTTTAGAGAGATGTGATTTAAAATAAATGTTTTATTTTATTCAGAGCACATGGAATTGAACTCGATTATTTATAATAATATACAAGAAAAAAATCTTGATGATAAAATTAATTACGAAATAACTAATAGTAATACTGTTTTAGAAAAATTTTTATTAAGAGAAGATATTGATATATATTATTCGGAAATGTATAATGATAGTCGTATCTTGAATAAGGATAAGTTTCAGTTTTCACATAATGATCTATATTATTGAGTAAGTTGAGCTGTTTATTCTCAAAAAAAATTGTTAAAATTATGTGAGTCAAGAAAAAAAATAAAAAATTTATATTATATATAA